CCCAGCGATGTCGTCAGAGAACATCTAGAAGCGTCGAAGGTGGCCGATTATAAGGCGGCCTTCGCTCTCTTCACGTCCGATGTCCGAGCGCCAGGGGAAGAGGAGCAGTACATCGAGTTTCAAAAACAGCGGGAGGCGGAACGAGGCAGAGTGGTCAGCTATACCATAGAGGGAGAGAAGCCCGTTGGCGATACAGTTGAGGTGGCTGCCACTGTGATGCGCGCCAATGGCGTCACCTGGCGCGGCGTTCTGGTCATGATTAAGGAGAATGGGCAGTGGCGGATAAAGAAGATCATAGCCACCCCTTAGAGGTCGTGAGGATACCAGAGGATGCAGAAGAAAAAAGTCATCATTATGGGAGCCGGGGGACGCGACTTTCATAATTTCAATGTATATTTTCGTGATAACAATGATTATGAGGTGATGGCCTTTACAGCCACGCAGATTCCGGGCATAGAGGGGAGGACCTATCCTCCCGAGCTGGCCGGGAAGTATTATCCAGCGGGCATTCCCATATATAGCGAAGCAGACCTGCCTCGACTGCTCGATGAACAGTCGGTTGACGAGGTTGTCTTCGCCTATAGCGATGTGTCTCACCAGTACGTGATGCACAGAGCCTCTTTAGTGTTGGCTGCCGGGGCCGATTTCCGCTTAATGGGCACCAGGAACACTATGCTAGAATCTACCGTGCCGGTGGTATCAGTAGGGGCGGTCAGAACCGGTTCGGGGAAGAGCCAGACGGCGCGACGCGTTACCCAGATCCTGAAGGAGCAGGGATACCGGGTCGTTGTCATGCGTCATCCTATGCCCTATGGTGA
This DNA window, taken from Chloroflexota bacterium, encodes the following:
- a CDS encoding DUF4878 domain-containing protein codes for the protein MAVIRTCLFVMLAIFTAWGGGCQRAMSPSDVVREHLEASKVADYKAAFALFTSDVRAPGEEEQYIEFQKQREAERGRVVSYTIEGEKPVGDTVEVAATVMRANGVTWRGVLVMIKENGQWRIKKIIATP